The proteins below come from a single Danio aesculapii chromosome 23, fDanAes4.1, whole genome shotgun sequence genomic window:
- the myt1b gene encoding myelin transcription factor 1: MSLDTDDKRTRTRSKAGRVPSEIVGQELSALSCPLARKRRLQEAESEQPSSKRKSHPLKLAMDEGFNAESEGSGEETELREEEEEEDEECTQQKLEDQEEEQQAKQNTESTNTEEEGDEEECIIIESSSTEKPKPSPSEDLSNYQHIVANSMTHLNNHNNGAMSPQQPPVIMETQEKSPFRETEEEKYETEETRSQVRVVVCKENGVKLEEEEEEEDSESQKESDHQYFTEEMQTQQDDEEEEDDDDDEGLRSEMQKEETYHKEFNEIKCEEEEEEERETVRSVITATQGSHIREDYISHKLALPQSYSSNKASTASAMLIDVQSEGSERDADVDVDDDDDDDDDGDDDSLSQRSTVADESEMFDIMRGNLGLLEQAIALKAQQVKAHRELSRIPEHHRFFALDDRAGKHMEHIRKSCFGKESSRSEKREIKCPTPGCDGTGHVTGLYPHHRSLSGCPHKDRIPPEILAMHENVLKCPTPGCTGQGHVNSNRNTHRSLSGCPIAAAEKLSKGHDKQHLPQPMGEHIKGSPNSDRVLRPMCFVKQLEIPPHGSYRPSLVPATPRANLAKELEKYSKVSFDYASFDVQVFGKRMLAPKMHTSETSPKAFKSKPPFPRVSPPSPSLHGVYGKSSSSGYDYSHDAEAAHMAATAILNLSTRCWERPENLSIRHQDKSMEIEVDENGTLDLSMKKPIKREVGMSCTSPEVRSPDLSSSSSSSSTSLHHGNSSISPHSLHTYKQEEWEGPLDYTKPNRQREEELEEMDHSAPSFASSDPEDCDMMQDGLEDRKYPGEVTTPSFKVRFQPKDNKKDLLMCPTPGCDGSGHITGNYASHRSLSGCPLADKSLRSLMAAHTAELKCPTPGCDGSGHITGNYSSHRSLSGCPRAKKGGIKTTPIKDDKEDSELLKCPVPGCDSLGHISGKYATHRSAYGCPLAARRQKEGLLNGSPFSWKAFKTEGPTCPTPGCDGSGHANGSFLTHRSLSGCPRASLNKKKAKFPGEEYLSTKFRASDVLDNDEDIKQLNKEINELNESNNEMEADMVNLQTQITSMEKNLKNIEQENKMIEEQNEALFMELSGLSQALIRSLANIRLPHMEPITEQNFESYVSTLTDMYTNKDCYQNPENKALLETINKAVKGIKV; encoded by the exons TGCTCTGAGTTGCCCATTGGCCAGGAAAAGGCGTCTACAGGAAGCAGAGTCAGAGCAACCCTCCTCCAAGAGGAAGTCTCATCCGCTGAAGCTGGCCATGGATGAAGGTTTCAATGCAGAGAGTGAAGGAAGCGGAGAGGAAACTGAGTTaagggaggaagaggaggaggaggatgaagaatGTACACAGCAGAAGCTTGAAGATCAAGAGGAAGAGCAGCAAGCAAAGCAGAACACAGAGAGCACCAATACAGAGGAAGAGGGTGATGAGG AGGAGTGTATCATCATTGAGTCATCCAGCACAGAAAAGCCCAAGCCTTCACCTTCTGAGGATCTCTCCAACTATCAGCACATAGTGGCCAACTCAATGACACACCTCAACAACCACAACAATGGTGCCATGTCACCCCAACAACCGCCTGTCATCATggaaacacaagaaaaaagtcCTTTTAGAGAAACAGAGGAAGAGAAATATGAAACAGAGGAAACAAGAAGCCAAGTAAGAGTTGTGGTTTGTAAAGAGAATGGAGTGAAgctggaagaagaagaagaagaagaggataGTGAGAGCCAGAAAGAGTCAGACCACCAGTATTTCACTGAGGAGATGCAGACACAAcaggatgatgaagaagaagaagatgatgatgatgatgaggggtTGAGGTCTGAGATGCAAAAAGAGGAGACGTACCACAAGGAGTTTAATGAAATTAAGTgcgaagaagaggaagaagaggagagaGAAACCGTCCGTTCGGTTATCACTGCCACTCAGGGATCCCACATAAGGGAAGATTATATTTCCCACAAACTCGCATTGCCACAAAGCTACAGCTCCAATAAGGCCTCCACAGCATCAGCTATGCTTATTGATGTCCAGTCTGAGGGGTCGGAGAGGGACGCTGATGtggatgttgatgatgatgatgatgatgatgatgatggggatGACGACAGCTTGTCTCAACGATCAACGGTGGCAGATGAGTCTGAGATGTTCGACATCATGCGGGGGAACCTGGGGTTGCTGGAGCAGGCCATTGCTTTAAAAGCTCAACAGGTTAAAGCTCACCGTGAGCTCAGTCGCATTCCTGAACACCACCGTTTCTTTGCTCTCGACGACCGGGCCGGCAAACACATGGAACATATCCGCAAGAGCTGCTTCGGAAAAG AGAGTTCTAGATCAGAGAAGCGAGAGATCAAATGCCCAACCCCTGGGTGTGATGGAACGGGTCACGTGACCGGACTCTATCCCCACCACCGCAGTCTGTCAGGCTGCCCACACAAAGATCGGATCCCTCCTGAGA TTTTGGCCATGCATGAAAATGTCTTGAAGTGCCCAACGCCGGGATGCACTGGTCAGGGTCATGTCAACAGCAACCGCAACACACACCGCAG TTTGTCCGGATGTCCCATCGCTGCTGCTGAAAAGCTCTCAAAGGGCCATGACAAGCAACATCTGCCCCAGCCCATGGGCGAGCACATCAAGGGCAGCCCAAACTCTGACCGTGTACTCAG GCCCATGTGTTTTGTGAAGCAGTTGGAGATTCCGCCGCATGGCAGCTACAGGCCCAGCCTCGTCCCCGCCACGCCACGCGCTAATCTGGCCAAGGAGCTGGAGAAGTACTCCAAGGTGTCCTTCGATTATGCAAGCTTCGACGTGCAGGTGTTCGGCAAGCGCATGCTCGCCCCAAAGATGCACACCAGCGAAACTTCACCCAAAGCCTTCAAAT CCAAACCTCCATTCCCCAGAGTCTCCCCCCCAAGTCCCAGCCTGCACGGTGTTTATGGAAAAAGCTCCTCCAGTGGCTATGATTATTCTCATGATGCCGAAGCTGCCCACATGGCTGCCACTGCGATCCTTAACCTGTCCACACGCTGCTGGGAGAGACCAGAGAACCTCAGCATCAGACACCAAGATAAG AGTATGGAAATTGAGGTTGATGAGAATGGCACCTTGGATTTAAGCATGAAAAAGCCTATAAAGAGAGAAGTGGGCATGTCATGCACCAGCCCTGAAGTGCGTTCCCCCGATCTGTCTTCATCATCTTCGTCATCATCCACATCTCTTCACCATGGCAACAGCAGCATCTCGCCTCATTCTTTGCACACCTATAAACAAGAGGAATGGGAGGGGCCTTTGGACTACACTAAACCCAATCGGCAGAGAGAGGAGGAGCTAGAAGAG ATGGACCACAGTGCTCCGTCTTTTGCCTCCTCTGACCCTGAAGACTGCGACATGATGCAAGATGGCCTGGAGGACAGGAAGTACCCTGGAGAGGTCACAACCCCCAGCTTTAAGGTCAGGTTCCAGCCCAAGGACAACAAGAAAGACCTCCTAAT GTGTCCCACCCCGGGCTGTGACGGCAGCGGACATATTACCGGAAACTATGCATCCCATCGCAG CCTGTCTGGGTGTCCTCTTGCTGATAAGAGTCTTCGGTCCCTCATGGCAGCACACACAGCTGAACTCAA ATGTCCAACTCCAGGATGTGATGGTTCAGGTCATATCACTGGCAACTACTCGTCTCACAGAAG TTTGTCTGGGTGTCCACGGGCCAAGAAAGGTGGAATAAAAACAACTCCAATCAAGGACGACAAGGAGGACTCCGAGCTCTTAAA ATGCCCAGTGCCAGGTTGTGACAGCCTGGGCCACATCAGTGGAAAGTATGCTACTCACCGCAGTGCATATGGATGCCCGCTGGCTGCCAGGCGGCAGAAGGAAGGTTTGTTGAATGGCTCTCCATTCTCTTGGAAGGCGTTTAAGACAGAAGGCCCCACCTGTCCCACACCGGGATGTGATGGATCGGGACATGCCAACGGCAGCTTCCTCACCCATCGCAG TCTCTCTGGCTGCCCCAGAGCCTCCCTCAACAAGAAGAAAGCCAAGTTCCCTGGAGAAGAGTATCTCAGCACTAAGTTCAGAGCCAGTGACG TGTTAGACAATGATGAAGATATCAAGCAACTcaacaaagaaataaatgagCTCAATGAATCCAACAATGAGATGGAGGCTGATATGGTGAATCTTCAAACACAG ATCACATCCATGGAGAAGAACCTGAAGAACATAGAGCAGGAGAATAAGATGATTGAAGAACAGAATGAGGCATTGTTTATGGAGCTTTCTGGACTCAGTCAAGCTCTGATACGAAGCCTGGCCAACATCCGCCTGCCTCACATG GAGCCAATCACAGAGCAGAATTTCGAGAGCTACGTGAGCACCCTGACTGACATGTACACCAATAAGGACTGCTACCAGAATCCAGAGAACAAGGCCCTTCTGGAGACCATCAACAAGGCGGTGAAAGGCATCAAGGTCTGA